A genomic region of Arvicola amphibius chromosome 7, mArvAmp1.2, whole genome shotgun sequence contains the following coding sequences:
- the Bbs5 gene encoding Bardet-Biedl syndrome 5 protein isoform X1, with amino-acid sequence MSVLDVLWEDRDVRFDVSSQQMKTRPGEVLIDCLDSIEDTKGNNGDRGRLLVTNLRIIWHSLALPRVNLSIGYNCILNITTRTTNSKLRGQTEALYMLTKCNATRFEFIFTNLVPGSPRLFTSVIAVHRAYETSKMYRDFKLRSAVIQNKQLRLLPQEHVYDKINGVWNLSSDQGNLGTFFITNVRIVWHANMNDSFNVSIPYLQIRSIKIRDSKFGLALVIESSQQSGGYVLGFKIDPLEKLHESVKEINSLHKVYSASPIFGVNYEMEEKPQPLEALTVEQIPDDVEIDSDDHTDAFVAYFADGNKVPHRMDSQRELAEELRLYQSTLLQDGLKDLLEEKKFIDCTLKAGDRSLPCHRLILSACSPYFREYFLSEIEEEKKKEVALDNVDPAILDLIIKYLYSASIDLNDANVQDIFALSSRFQIPSVFTVCVSYLQKRLAPGNCLAILRLGLLLDCPRLAISAREFVSDRFVQICKEEDFMQLSPQELISVISNDGLNVEKEEVVFEAVMKWVRTDKENRAKSLSEVFDCIRFRLMAEKYFKDHVEKDDIIKSNPEVQKKIKVLKDAFAGKLPEPSKNAEKAGTGEVNGDVGDEDLLPGYLNDIPRHGMFVKDLILLVNDTAAVAYDPMENECYLTALAEQIPRNHSSIVTQQNQIYVVGGLYVDEENKDQPLQSYFFQLDSITSEWVGLPPLPSARCLFGLGEVDDKIYVVAGKDLQTEASLDSVLCYDPAAAKWSEVKNLPIKVYGHNVISHNGMIYCLGGKTDDKKCTNRMFIYNPKKGDWKDLAPMKTPRSMFGVAIHKGKIVIAGGVTEDGLSASVEAFDLKTNKWEVMTEFPQERSSISLVSLAGSLYAIGGFAMIQLESKEFAPTEVNDIWKYEDDKKEWAGMLKEIRYASGASCLATRLNLFKLSKL; translated from the exons ATGTCTGTGCTGGACGTGTTGTGGGAGGACCGCGACGTGCGCTTCGACGTGTCCTCGCA acAGATGAAAACAAGACCCGGAGAAGTCCTTATTGACTGTTTAGATTCGATTGAAGACACAAAAGGAAATAATGGGGATAGAG GTCGACTCTTAGTAACAAACTTAAGAATCATCTGGCATTCCTTGGCATTACCCAGAGTCAATCTTT cTATTGGTTACAACTGCATATTGAATATTACAACAAGAACTACTAACTCC AAACTACGAGGCCAAACTGAAGCTCTTTATATGCTGACAAAATGTAACGCCACCCGATTTGAGTTTATTTTCACAAATCTGGTTCCTGGAAGCCCTAGACTTTTTACTTCTGTGATCGCTGTGCACAG AGCATATGAGACATCTAAAATGTACCGTGACTTTAAACTGAGAAGTGCAGTCATTCAAAACAAGCAGCTGAGGCTGTTACCACAAGAGCACGTGTACGATAAGATCAACGGTGTTTGGAATTTATCCAGCGACCAG GGAAATTTAGGAACTTTTTTTATTACCAACGTGAGGATTGTGTGGCATGCAAACATGAACGACAGTTTTAATGTCAGCATACCATATCTGCAGATT CGTTCAATAAAGATTAGAGATTCAAAATTTGGTTTGGCTCTTGTCATAGAAAGCTCTCAGCAG agtGGAGGATATGTTCTTGGCTTTAAAATAGACCCTCTGGAAAAACTACATGAATCAGTTAAGGAGATCAACTCACTTCACAAAGTCTATTCTGCCAGCCCGATATTTGGAGTGAAttatgaaatggaagaaaag CCACAGCCACTTGAAGCTCTGACAGTTGAACAGATTCCAGATGATGTGGAAATAGACTCTGATGATCACACGGATGCTTTTGTG gCTTATTTTGCTGATGGAAATAAG GTTCCTCACAGAATGGATTCCCAGCGGGAGCTTGCAGAGGAACTCCGGCTTTACCAGTCCACCCTTCTTCAGGATGGTCTAAAAGATCTCCTGGAAGAGAAAAAATTCATCGATTGCACCCTCAAAGCAGGTGACAGAAGTCTTCCTTGCCACAGACTGATATTGTCGGCTTGTAGTCCTTACTTCCGTGAGTATTTCTTATCTGAAattgaagaggagaaaaaaaaggaggtcGCGCTAGATAACGTGGATCCTGCTATCCTTGATTTGATCATCAAATACCTGTACTCTGCCAGTATCGATCTCAATGATGCAAACGTGCAAGACATCTTCGCCCTGTCCAGCCGCTTCCAGATCCCCTCAGTCTTCACCGTCTGTGTGTCTTACCTTCAGAAACGACTGGCTCCGGGTAACTGTCTGGCCATCCTAAGATTGGGTCTTCTCCTTGACTGCCCAAGACTCGCCATTTCTGCCCGGGAGTTTGTCTCAGATCGTTTTGTGCAGATTTGTAAGGAGGAAGACTTCATGCAGCTGTCTCCGCAGGAGCTGATCTCCGTCATTTCAAATGACGGTCTCAACgtagaaaaggaggaagtggTGTTTGAGGCCGTTATGAAATGGGTGCGGACAGACAAAGAAAACAGGGCGAAAAGTCTTAGCGAAGTGTTTGATTGTATTCGTTTCCGCCTTATGGCAGAAAAATACTTCAAAGATCACGTCGAGAAAGATGACATAATTAAAAGCAACCCCGAAGtccagaagaaaattaaagttctAAAAGATGCTTTTGCAGGCAAACTCCCGGAACCTAGCAAAAACGCTGAGAAGGCAGGGACTGGCGAGGTGAACGGCGATGTCGGGGATGAAGACTTACTTCCTGGTTACCTCAATGATATTCCCAGACATGGAATGTTCGTTAAAGATCTCATTCTCTTGGTCAATGACACAGCTGCAGTGGCTTACGACCCCATGGAAAACGAGTGTTACCTTACCGCCTTAGCAGAGCAGATCCCCAGAAATCATTCCAGTATCGTTACCCAACAAAATCAGATCTACGTCGTCGGAGGGCTGTATGTGGATGAAGAAAATAAGGATCAACCCCTACAGTCCTACTTCTTCCAG CTTGATAGCATAACGTCTGAATGGGTCGGACTTCCTCCTCTACCATCAGCCAGGTGTCTCTTTGGTTTGGGAGAGGTGGACGACAAAATCTATGTGGTTGCCGGCAAAGACCTCCAAACAGAAGCTTCGCTAGACTCCGTCCTATGCTATGACCCCGC GGCTGCAAAATGGAGTGAAGTGAAAAATCTTCCTATTAAAGTTTATGGCCATAATGTGATTTCCCATAACGGGATGATCTACTGTCTAGGCGGAAAGACAGACGACAA AAAGTGTACCAACAGAATGTTTATCTACAACCCCAAAAAGGGAGACTGGAAAGATCTGGCTCCGATGAAGACCCCTCGTTCCATGTTTGGAGTGGCAATCCATAAAGGCAAAATTGTAATCGCAGGGGGTGTCACCGAGGACGGTCTCTCTGCTTCAGTTGAAGCTTTCGACCTGAAGACCAATAA ATGGGAAGTGATGACGGAATTTCCCCAAGAAAGAAGCTCCATCAGTCTGGTCAGCTTGGCTGGATCCCTGTACGCCATCGGTGGTTTTGCAATGATCCAACTGGAATCGAAAGAGTTTGCACCCACTGAAGTCAATGACATATGGAA
- the Bbs5 gene encoding Bardet-Biedl syndrome 5 protein isoform X2, with amino-acid sequence MKTRPGEVLIDCLDSIEDTKGNNGDRGRLLVTNLRIIWHSLALPRVNLSIGYNCILNITTRTTNSKLRGQTEALYMLTKCNATRFEFIFTNLVPGSPRLFTSVIAVHRAYETSKMYRDFKLRSAVIQNKQLRLLPQEHVYDKINGVWNLSSDQGNLGTFFITNVRIVWHANMNDSFNVSIPYLQIRSIKIRDSKFGLALVIESSQQSGGYVLGFKIDPLEKLHESVKEINSLHKVYSASPIFGVNYEMEEKPQPLEALTVEQIPDDVEIDSDDHTDAFVAYFADGNKVPHRMDSQRELAEELRLYQSTLLQDGLKDLLEEKKFIDCTLKAGDRSLPCHRLILSACSPYFREYFLSEIEEEKKKEVALDNVDPAILDLIIKYLYSASIDLNDANVQDIFALSSRFQIPSVFTVCVSYLQKRLAPGNCLAILRLGLLLDCPRLAISAREFVSDRFVQICKEEDFMQLSPQELISVISNDGLNVEKEEVVFEAVMKWVRTDKENRAKSLSEVFDCIRFRLMAEKYFKDHVEKDDIIKSNPEVQKKIKVLKDAFAGKLPEPSKNAEKAGTGEVNGDVGDEDLLPGYLNDIPRHGMFVKDLILLVNDTAAVAYDPMENECYLTALAEQIPRNHSSIVTQQNQIYVVGGLYVDEENKDQPLQSYFFQLDSITSEWVGLPPLPSARCLFGLGEVDDKIYVVAGKDLQTEASLDSVLCYDPAAAKWSEVKNLPIKVYGHNVISHNGMIYCLGGKTDDKKCTNRMFIYNPKKGDWKDLAPMKTPRSMFGVAIHKGKIVIAGGVTEDGLSASVEAFDLKTNKWEVMTEFPQERSSISLVSLAGSLYAIGGFAMIQLESKEFAPTEVNDIWKYEDDKKEWAGMLKEIRYASGASCLATRLNLFKLSKL; translated from the exons ATGAAAACAAGACCCGGAGAAGTCCTTATTGACTGTTTAGATTCGATTGAAGACACAAAAGGAAATAATGGGGATAGAG GTCGACTCTTAGTAACAAACTTAAGAATCATCTGGCATTCCTTGGCATTACCCAGAGTCAATCTTT cTATTGGTTACAACTGCATATTGAATATTACAACAAGAACTACTAACTCC AAACTACGAGGCCAAACTGAAGCTCTTTATATGCTGACAAAATGTAACGCCACCCGATTTGAGTTTATTTTCACAAATCTGGTTCCTGGAAGCCCTAGACTTTTTACTTCTGTGATCGCTGTGCACAG AGCATATGAGACATCTAAAATGTACCGTGACTTTAAACTGAGAAGTGCAGTCATTCAAAACAAGCAGCTGAGGCTGTTACCACAAGAGCACGTGTACGATAAGATCAACGGTGTTTGGAATTTATCCAGCGACCAG GGAAATTTAGGAACTTTTTTTATTACCAACGTGAGGATTGTGTGGCATGCAAACATGAACGACAGTTTTAATGTCAGCATACCATATCTGCAGATT CGTTCAATAAAGATTAGAGATTCAAAATTTGGTTTGGCTCTTGTCATAGAAAGCTCTCAGCAG agtGGAGGATATGTTCTTGGCTTTAAAATAGACCCTCTGGAAAAACTACATGAATCAGTTAAGGAGATCAACTCACTTCACAAAGTCTATTCTGCCAGCCCGATATTTGGAGTGAAttatgaaatggaagaaaag CCACAGCCACTTGAAGCTCTGACAGTTGAACAGATTCCAGATGATGTGGAAATAGACTCTGATGATCACACGGATGCTTTTGTG gCTTATTTTGCTGATGGAAATAAG GTTCCTCACAGAATGGATTCCCAGCGGGAGCTTGCAGAGGAACTCCGGCTTTACCAGTCCACCCTTCTTCAGGATGGTCTAAAAGATCTCCTGGAAGAGAAAAAATTCATCGATTGCACCCTCAAAGCAGGTGACAGAAGTCTTCCTTGCCACAGACTGATATTGTCGGCTTGTAGTCCTTACTTCCGTGAGTATTTCTTATCTGAAattgaagaggagaaaaaaaaggaggtcGCGCTAGATAACGTGGATCCTGCTATCCTTGATTTGATCATCAAATACCTGTACTCTGCCAGTATCGATCTCAATGATGCAAACGTGCAAGACATCTTCGCCCTGTCCAGCCGCTTCCAGATCCCCTCAGTCTTCACCGTCTGTGTGTCTTACCTTCAGAAACGACTGGCTCCGGGTAACTGTCTGGCCATCCTAAGATTGGGTCTTCTCCTTGACTGCCCAAGACTCGCCATTTCTGCCCGGGAGTTTGTCTCAGATCGTTTTGTGCAGATTTGTAAGGAGGAAGACTTCATGCAGCTGTCTCCGCAGGAGCTGATCTCCGTCATTTCAAATGACGGTCTCAACgtagaaaaggaggaagtggTGTTTGAGGCCGTTATGAAATGGGTGCGGACAGACAAAGAAAACAGGGCGAAAAGTCTTAGCGAAGTGTTTGATTGTATTCGTTTCCGCCTTATGGCAGAAAAATACTTCAAAGATCACGTCGAGAAAGATGACATAATTAAAAGCAACCCCGAAGtccagaagaaaattaaagttctAAAAGATGCTTTTGCAGGCAAACTCCCGGAACCTAGCAAAAACGCTGAGAAGGCAGGGACTGGCGAGGTGAACGGCGATGTCGGGGATGAAGACTTACTTCCTGGTTACCTCAATGATATTCCCAGACATGGAATGTTCGTTAAAGATCTCATTCTCTTGGTCAATGACACAGCTGCAGTGGCTTACGACCCCATGGAAAACGAGTGTTACCTTACCGCCTTAGCAGAGCAGATCCCCAGAAATCATTCCAGTATCGTTACCCAACAAAATCAGATCTACGTCGTCGGAGGGCTGTATGTGGATGAAGAAAATAAGGATCAACCCCTACAGTCCTACTTCTTCCAG CTTGATAGCATAACGTCTGAATGGGTCGGACTTCCTCCTCTACCATCAGCCAGGTGTCTCTTTGGTTTGGGAGAGGTGGACGACAAAATCTATGTGGTTGCCGGCAAAGACCTCCAAACAGAAGCTTCGCTAGACTCCGTCCTATGCTATGACCCCGC GGCTGCAAAATGGAGTGAAGTGAAAAATCTTCCTATTAAAGTTTATGGCCATAATGTGATTTCCCATAACGGGATGATCTACTGTCTAGGCGGAAAGACAGACGACAA AAAGTGTACCAACAGAATGTTTATCTACAACCCCAAAAAGGGAGACTGGAAAGATCTGGCTCCGATGAAGACCCCTCGTTCCATGTTTGGAGTGGCAATCCATAAAGGCAAAATTGTAATCGCAGGGGGTGTCACCGAGGACGGTCTCTCTGCTTCAGTTGAAGCTTTCGACCTGAAGACCAATAA ATGGGAAGTGATGACGGAATTTCCCCAAGAAAGAAGCTCCATCAGTCTGGTCAGCTTGGCTGGATCCCTGTACGCCATCGGTGGTTTTGCAATGATCCAACTGGAATCGAAAGAGTTTGCACCCACTGAAGTCAATGACATATGGAA
- the Bbs5 gene encoding Bardet-Biedl syndrome 5 protein isoform X3: MSVLDVLWEDRDVRFDVSSQQMKTRPGEVLIDCLDSIEDTKGNNGDRGRLLVTNLRIIWHSLALPRVNLSIGYNCILNITTRTTNSKLRGQTEALYMLTKCNATRFEFIFTNLVPGSPRLFTSVIAVHRAYETSKMYRDFKLRSAVIQNKQLRLLPQEHVYDKINGVWNLSSDQGNLGTFFITNVRIVWHANMNDSFNVSIPYLQIRSIKIRDSKFGLALVIESSQQSGGYVLGFKIDPLEKLHESVKEINSLHKVYSASPIFGVNYEMEEKPQPLEALTVEQIPDDVEIDSDDHTDAFVAYFADGNKQQDREPVFSEELGLAIEKLKDGFTLQGLWEVMS; the protein is encoded by the exons ATGTCTGTGCTGGACGTGTTGTGGGAGGACCGCGACGTGCGCTTCGACGTGTCCTCGCA acAGATGAAAACAAGACCCGGAGAAGTCCTTATTGACTGTTTAGATTCGATTGAAGACACAAAAGGAAATAATGGGGATAGAG GTCGACTCTTAGTAACAAACTTAAGAATCATCTGGCATTCCTTGGCATTACCCAGAGTCAATCTTT cTATTGGTTACAACTGCATATTGAATATTACAACAAGAACTACTAACTCC AAACTACGAGGCCAAACTGAAGCTCTTTATATGCTGACAAAATGTAACGCCACCCGATTTGAGTTTATTTTCACAAATCTGGTTCCTGGAAGCCCTAGACTTTTTACTTCTGTGATCGCTGTGCACAG AGCATATGAGACATCTAAAATGTACCGTGACTTTAAACTGAGAAGTGCAGTCATTCAAAACAAGCAGCTGAGGCTGTTACCACAAGAGCACGTGTACGATAAGATCAACGGTGTTTGGAATTTATCCAGCGACCAG GGAAATTTAGGAACTTTTTTTATTACCAACGTGAGGATTGTGTGGCATGCAAACATGAACGACAGTTTTAATGTCAGCATACCATATCTGCAGATT CGTTCAATAAAGATTAGAGATTCAAAATTTGGTTTGGCTCTTGTCATAGAAAGCTCTCAGCAG agtGGAGGATATGTTCTTGGCTTTAAAATAGACCCTCTGGAAAAACTACATGAATCAGTTAAGGAGATCAACTCACTTCACAAAGTCTATTCTGCCAGCCCGATATTTGGAGTGAAttatgaaatggaagaaaag CCACAGCCACTTGAAGCTCTGACAGTTGAACAGATTCCAGATGATGTGGAAATAGACTCTGATGATCACACGGATGCTTTTGTG gCTTATTTTGCTGATGGAAATAAG caacaaGACCGTGAACCTGTATTTTCAGAAGAACTGGGGCTTGCAATAGAGAAACTGAAGGATGGATTCACACTGCAGGGACTTTGGGAAGTAATGAGTTGA